One Cuculus canorus isolate bCucCan1 chromosome 1, bCucCan1.pri, whole genome shotgun sequence DNA segment encodes these proteins:
- the LOC104055791 gene encoding apovitellenin-1, with amino-acid sequence MLQSRALVIALILLLSTTLPEVQSKSVFERDRRDWLVVPDAIAAYIYEAVNKVSPKVGQFLVDAAQTPVVVGTRNFLIRETTKLSILAEQMMEKIKNLWYTKVLGY; translated from the exons ATGCTGCAATCCAGGGCACTGGTGATAGCTCTGATTCTGCTTCTTAGCACCACTCTCCCTG aaGTGCAGTCAAAGTCCGTTTTTGAGAGAGACCGTCGTGACTGGTTGGTTGTCCCTGACGCAATTGCAGCTTACATCTATGAAGCTGTGAACAAGGTGTCCCCTAAAGTTGGTCAGTTCTTGGTGGATGCTGCCCAGACTCCAGTAGTTGTTGGGACCAG GAACTTCCTCATCAGAGAAACAACTAAACTCAGCATACTGGCTGAACagatgatggaaaaaataaagaacctGTGGTATACAAAAGTCCTAGGCTACTAG